GCCGCCGCGACGGGAGAGGAGGCCCAAGAACCGCGCTTCTTGGGCCGGAGAGGGGCGCTCAGCCCGGGACGCGCAGTCAGGGGCGCGCAGCCCCTCTCGGAAAAAACAGCTAGCAGCGCTGGAAAAGTCGCGAAGCGGACTTTTTCAGCAGCCTGCTAGACGTCGTAGCGCCGCCACCACTTCGGACGGCGCCTCCCAGGGCACGAAGTGGCCGACGTCGGTCAGCTCGGTGAGGCGGAAGTGGCTGTAGCAGCTCGCCACCAGCTCGCGGGCGGCGGCGGGAATCACCGGATCGGCCATTCCCCAGAGCACCTCGACGGGCAGGTCCGACCTCACCTGGTCCACCTCTCGCCAGGGCGGCGGTCCCGCCAGGGAGAGGTTGGCGCGGTACCAGGCGAAACCGCTCGCGAGGTTGCCCGGACGCCGCATGTTGTCGACCATCACCGCCCTCTCGGCGGGTGAGAAGGCGCTCGCCGAGCCGGCCCAATGGCTCAGGAAGTGCTCCAGGTAGACCTCCGTGGCCCGGCGACTGGACGCCACCAGGTCGGCCGCCATCGGCAGTTGGTGGAAGTGCGCGTACCAGCTCTCGGGCTGGTGCTCCAGCGCCATGAAGTAGCGCGCGAAGCCGGGCACGATCGGATTGCCCAACACCGCACCGGCGAAGGCCTCGGGGCGTCGCCGCAGCAGCTTGTGGACCAACATCGAGCCCCAGTCGTGGCCGACCAGCCAGAGGGGCCCGCGGCCGCGCCGGTCGATCAGCGCCAGGAGATCGTCGACCACTCGCTCCAGGCGATAGGCCGCGAGATCCGCGACGTCCGGTTTGGCGCTCTCACCGCAGCCGCGCAGATCCGGCACCAGGGCGAGCCAGCTCGGCGGCAGAGCCGCCAGGACGCGGCTGTACTCCCACCAGAAACCGGGCCAGCCGTGCAGCAGCAGGACGCTGCCGTCGACCGCCGCGCCCTGCTCCACCCAGTGCAGGCGCTGGTCGCCGAAATCAGCGCGAAAATGCTCGAACTCCGTCGGCAGCTTCATAGCGGGCTCCTCTTGCACTATCTTTCGGGGTCATGGCTGTATTCGTCGACCGCCCGCTGCCCTACTGTCGAGGTCTCGAGGCTCGCGATCCGGCGACCATCGACCTGGTGGTGCTGCACTGCACCGAGCTGCCGGACCTGACCACCGCCCGCCGCTATGGCGAGAAGATTCACTTCGAAGGCTCCGGCACCGGCGTCTCCGGTCACTACTACATCGACCGCACCGGCGACATCGAGCGCTGGGTCGAAGAATCGCGCGTCGCCCATCACTGCATCGCCTACAACCAGCGGTCGGTGGGCATCGAGCTGGTCAACGCCGGACGCTACCCGCACTGGTTCGACAGCCGCCACCAGCAGCCCGAGGAGCCCTATGGCCGCGAGCAGCTCGCGGCCCTCGAAGCGCTCCTCGCTCACCTGCGGCAGGCGCTGCCAGCCCTCACTCGGCTGGCGCGACACTCGGACCTCGATCGCGGTCGGGTGGCGGCGAGCGACGACCCGCGACGCCAAGTGCGCCGCAAGATCGATCCCGGGCCGCTGTTTCCCTGGTCGCAGGTACTGGCGCGCTCCGGCCTGCAGGCGCTGAGCGCAGACTGAGTCACCGGCGCCTCGGACCCGCCTCACCAGATCCACTCAGTGGGCCGGCACCGCATCCGGGATCTCCTCCTCGAGGGCGGTGAGACGCCGGCTGGCCCGCGCCGCCACTCCCAGGGCCAGCAGGCAAACCCCGAGAAGCGCGAACAGCAATCCGATGCCGCGCCCCGGACCGACGCCCCACCAGGCGCCCAGCGTAGGCACGGCGGCACCACCGGGCAGGAGCAAGGGGCTGAAAACACCATCGGCCAGCGGCCCGGCGAGGACGAAGGCCAGCGGCGCTGTCGCCTGGGCGATCATGCGCCGGACGGCGAAAACCCGGCCCTGGAGCTCCGGCGGCACTTTGCTCTGCCAGACGGCCTGGCTGCAACCGTTGATCAGTGGCAGAAAGAACATGGCGCCGAACAGACCGACGGCGGACAGCGCCACCGAAGGACGCAGCCCGGCGAGGGTGAGGCCGAGGGCGACGGCGGGAGTGAAGGACAGGAGACCCCGTATCTTGTCCCGTGGGCCGCCCCAGGCGGTCAGCACCAAGCTCCCCGCCAGTGCTCCACCGGATCCGAGACCCAAGACCAGACCGAGCTCGGCGACGCCGGCGAAGCCCAGCACCATCGGAGTGGTCAACACCAGAGCCAGCGGAATCCACAGATTGAGCACCGCGATCAGGCCGAGGAGGCGCAGCAACCCGGGGCGCTCGCGGATGTAGATCCAACCCACCTTGGCTTCCTGCAGCAGCGCCGCCTTGGCCGCCGACGGTCGACGCTCGGGGGACGGTACCCGCAAGCAGAAGAGGATGCCGAGGGCGACCAGGAAGGTGGTCAGGTCGAGGGCGATCACGCCGGCCAGGCCGGCGATCGGCAGCAGCGCGCCAGCGGCCAACGGCGCCACCACGTCGGCACCGGTGCGGCCGAGCTGCACCATGCCGCTGGCGC
The nucleotide sequence above comes from Acidobacteriota bacterium. Encoded proteins:
- a CDS encoding N-acetylmuramoyl-L-alanine amidase, coding for MAVFVDRPLPYCRGLEARDPATIDLVVLHCTELPDLTTARRYGEKIHFEGSGTGVSGHYYIDRTGDIERWVEESRVAHHCIAYNQRSVGIELVNAGRYPHWFDSRHQQPEEPYGREQLAALEALLAHLRQALPALTRLARHSDLDRGRVAASDDPRRQVRRKIDPGPLFPWSQVLARSGLQALSAD
- a CDS encoding alpha/beta hydrolase; protein product: MKLPTEFEHFRADFGDQRLHWVEQGAAVDGSVLLLHGWPGFWWEYSRVLAALPPSWLALVPDLRGCGESAKPDVADLAAYRLERVVDDLLALIDRRGRGPLWLVGHDWGSMLVHKLLRRRPEAFAGAVLGNPIVPGFARYFMALEHQPESWYAHFHQLPMAADLVASSRRATEVYLEHFLSHWAGSASAFSPAERAVMVDNMRRPGNLASGFAWYRANLSLAGPPPWREVDQVRSDLPVEVLWGMADPVIPAAARELVASCYSHFRLTELTDVGHFVPWEAPSEVVAALRRLAGC
- a CDS encoding MFS transporter; this translates as MSESLAEATVGDSPRRRTFLAMWAGQVVSIFGSRLTAFALGVWVFEQTGSATWFAAVALATNLPAILISPIAGAFVDRHDRRRVMMLSDAAAGVASFVLLGLVLSDRLEMWHLYAMAATVSLCGAFQFPAFSASVTLLLPKQQFARASGMVQLGRTGADVVAPLAAGALLPIAGLAGVIALDLTTFLVALGILFCLRVPSPERRPSAAKAALLQEAKVGWIYIRERPGLLRLLGLIAVLNLWIPLALVLTTPMVLGFAGVAELGLVLGLGSGGALAGSLVLTAWGGPRDKIRGLLSFTPAVALGLTLAGLRPSVALSAVGLFGAMFFLPLINGCSQAVWQSKVPPELQGRVFAVRRMIAQATAPLAFVLAGPLADGVFSPLLLPGGAAVPTLGAWWGVGPGRGIGLLFALLGVCLLALGVAARASRRLTALEEEIPDAVPAH